The Streptomyces sp. HUAS CB01 genome has a segment encoding these proteins:
- a CDS encoding DUF47 domain-containing protein codes for MRFRLTPRETSFYDMFAASADNIVTGSKLLMELLGADGPARAEIAERMRAAEHAGDDATHAIFHQLNSSFITPFDREDIYSLASSLDDIMDFMEEAVDLVVLYNIEELPKGVEQQIEVLARAAELTAEAMPHLRTMDNLTEYWIEVNRLENQADQIHRKLLAHLFNGKYDAIEVLKLKQIVDVLEEAADAFEHVANTVETIAVKES; via the coding sequence GTGCGATTTCGTCTGACCCCCAGGGAGACGAGCTTCTACGACATGTTCGCCGCGTCCGCGGACAACATCGTCACGGGCTCGAAGCTCCTGATGGAACTGCTCGGAGCGGACGGTCCCGCCCGGGCCGAGATCGCGGAACGGATGCGCGCAGCGGAGCACGCCGGGGACGACGCCACCCATGCGATCTTCCATCAGCTGAACTCCTCGTTCATCACGCCCTTCGACCGCGAGGACATCTACTCCCTCGCGTCGTCGCTGGACGACATCATGGACTTCATGGAGGAGGCCGTCGATCTGGTCGTCCTCTACAACATCGAGGAGCTGCCGAAGGGTGTCGAGCAGCAGATCGAGGTGCTGGCGCGGGCCGCGGAGCTGACGGCGGAGGCCATGCCGCACCTGCGGACGATGGACAACCTCACCGAGTACTGGATCGAGGTGAACCGTCTGGAGAACCAGGCGGACCAGATCCACCGCAAGCTCCTCGCGCATCTCTTCAACGGCAAGTACGACGCCATCGAGGTGCTCAAGCTCAAGCAGATCGTCGACGTGCTCGAGGAGGCCGCGGACGCGTTCGAGCACGTGGCCAACACGGTG
- a CDS encoding NlpC/P60 family protein, with amino-acid sequence MRKAWLVAGGAVGLCLSFLALLVVGTFSAAAGLGSGVKGAVALAKGAVPALYQPLVQKWGNLCPAINPALLAAQLYQESGWNPRAQSHAAAQGIAQFIPGTWAAHGVDGDGDGDRDVWDPADAIPSAASYDCKLAGYVKKAPGDPTDNMLAAYNAGAYAVIKYGGVPPYKETRNYVKVIRTLEKSFARPVGRVEPSRQAAGAIYFAQQKLGTKYLWGGNGTPEQGGRFDCSGLTQAAYRTVGIELPRVANDQYNAGPHPSRDELLPGDLVFFSDDLTNSRAIRHVGLYVGGGYMINAPYTGAVIRFDKIDTPDYFGATRVTKDGAEALPNPPGSTV; translated from the coding sequence GTGCGTAAGGCGTGGCTCGTCGCTGGCGGGGCCGTCGGGCTCTGTCTGAGCTTCCTCGCCCTGCTCGTCGTCGGGACCTTCTCTGCCGCCGCGGGCCTCGGGAGCGGGGTGAAGGGGGCCGTGGCGCTGGCCAAGGGAGCCGTGCCCGCCCTGTACCAGCCGCTGGTGCAGAAGTGGGGCAATCTGTGCCCGGCCATCAACCCGGCGCTGCTCGCCGCGCAGCTGTACCAGGAGTCCGGCTGGAACCCGCGGGCCCAGAGCCATGCCGCCGCACAGGGCATCGCCCAGTTCATCCCCGGCACCTGGGCGGCGCACGGGGTCGACGGGGACGGCGACGGGGACCGGGACGTGTGGGACCCCGCGGACGCGATCCCGTCGGCGGCCTCGTACGACTGCAAGCTCGCGGGGTACGTGAAGAAGGCCCCCGGCGACCCGACGGACAACATGCTGGCCGCGTACAACGCGGGCGCGTACGCCGTGATCAAGTACGGCGGGGTGCCGCCGTACAAGGAGACGCGGAACTACGTGAAGGTCATCCGGACCCTGGAGAAGAGCTTCGCCCGGCCGGTGGGGCGGGTGGAGCCGTCGCGGCAGGCGGCCGGGGCCATCTACTTCGCCCAGCAGAAGCTCGGCACGAAGTACCTCTGGGGCGGGAACGGCACACCGGAGCAGGGCGGCCGGTTCGACTGCTCGGGCCTGACGCAGGCCGCGTACCGCACCGTCGGGATCGAGCTGCCGCGCGTGGCCAACGACCAGTACAACGCCGGGCCGCATCCGTCCCGGGACGAACTGCTCCCCGGGGACCTGGTGTTCTTCTCCGACGACCTGACCAACTCACGGGCCATCAGGCACGTGGGGCTGTACGTCGGCGGGGGCTATATGATCAACGCGCCGTACACCGGGGCGGTGATCCGGTTCGACAAGATCGACACCCCGGACTACTTCGGTGCGACGCGGGTGACCAAGGACGGTGCCGAGGCACTGCCGAATCCGCCAGGGTCCACCGTGTGA
- a CDS encoding phosphatase PAP2 family protein — translation MAGLALDGVNPDVGLLYDINGLARSAPPWFDRVMEFVGEYGIMLALVLVGLWCWWSVRRRGTPEDSIGAVAALVWAPLAAGVALLINVPIRGFVERPRPFLDHHGLEVLVDGKTDFSFVSDHSTMAMAVGVAVFVANRRFGLAAIGLALAEGFCRVYMGVHYPTDVVGGFALGTAVVLLLSPLAQALLTPLVSAVSRSGAGGWLVRSRRAVTADRQHEMLDIPEPGVRPGHNDLAA, via the coding sequence ATGGCTGGACTCGCACTCGACGGCGTGAATCCGGATGTCGGCCTGCTCTACGACATCAACGGACTGGCCCGGTCGGCTCCGCCGTGGTTCGACCGCGTCATGGAGTTCGTCGGTGAGTACGGAATCATGCTCGCCCTCGTCCTCGTGGGGCTGTGGTGCTGGTGGAGCGTGCGCCGGCGCGGCACGCCCGAGGATTCGATCGGCGCGGTCGCCGCGCTGGTCTGGGCTCCGCTCGCCGCCGGTGTCGCCCTGCTGATCAATGTGCCGATCCGCGGGTTCGTGGAACGGCCGCGGCCGTTCCTGGATCACCACGGGCTCGAGGTCCTGGTCGACGGCAAGACCGACTTCTCCTTCGTCAGCGACCACTCGACGATGGCGATGGCCGTCGGGGTCGCGGTGTTCGTCGCCAACCGCCGCTTCGGGCTCGCGGCGATCGGCCTCGCGCTCGCCGAGGGCTTCTGCCGCGTGTACATGGGAGTCCACTACCCGACCGACGTCGTGGGCGGGTTCGCGCTCGGCACGGCGGTGGTGTTGCTTCTCTCCCCCCTTGCGCAGGCCCTGCTCACGCCGCTGGTCTCGGCCGTCTCCCGCTCGGGTGCCGGGGGGTGGCTCGTGCGGTCGCGGCGAGCCGTGACCGCGGACCGGCAGCACGAGATGCTCGACATCCCGGAGCCCGGTGTCCGGCCCGGGCACAACGACCTGGCGGCATAG
- a CDS encoding metal-sensitive transcriptional regulator translates to MTTTDTAGGLPVTAHEEPGHDQGVHGYHKQKDEHLKRLRRIEGQIRGLQRMVDEDTYCIDILTQVSASTKALQSFALQLLEEHLRHCVADAALKGGDEIDTKVEEATKAIARLLRT, encoded by the coding sequence ATGACGACCACGGACACGGCCGGCGGACTTCCGGTCACGGCCCATGAGGAACCCGGCCACGACCAGGGCGTCCACGGCTACCACAAGCAGAAGGACGAGCACCTCAAGCGGCTCCGCCGGATCGAGGGCCAGATCCGCGGGCTGCAGCGCATGGTCGACGAGGACACGTACTGCATCGACATACTCACGCAGGTCTCCGCTTCCACGAAGGCGCTGCAGTCCTTCGCACTGCAGCTGCTGGAAGAGCATTTGCGCCACTGCGTCGCCGACGCCGCGCTGAAGGGCGGCGACGAGATCGACACCAAGGTCGAGGAGGCGACGAAGGCGATCGCCCGCTTGCTCCGGACCTGA